One Myripristis murdjan chromosome 17, fMyrMur1.1, whole genome shotgun sequence DNA segment encodes these proteins:
- the LOC115374812 gene encoding serotransferrin-1-like, producing MKPLLLSALFGCLAVFASPTTTVRWCLKSDQELKKCTALAAKAPVFSCVKRQNSLECIQAIQAGEADAITLDGGDVYVAGLKNYALQPIIAEDYGQDSDTCYYAVAVVKKDSGFNINELKGKRSCHTGLGKSAGWNIPIGTLVSMGQIQWTGTDDRPVEEAVSEFFSASCVPGATRGSNLCAQCKGDCTKSHSEPYYDYSGAFQCLVENKGDVAFVKHVTVPESEKANYELLCKDGTRKPIDEYKNCYLATAPPHAVVSRKDTELADLIYTSLTTNLDFNLFSSEGYGDAKNLMFKDSAKKLVRLPSTIDSFLYLGAEYMSIIRSLKEAKSSSVETGAIKWCAVGKTETTKCDTWSIDSIVGDGKTKIECESAATVEECVKKIMHKEADAMAVDGGQVYTAGKCGLIPAMVEQYNEALCSTDGSASSYYAVGVVRKNSGVTWATLQGKRSCHTGIGRTAGWNIPMGRIYKRTGSCNFNEFFPQGCAPGADPTSSFCSQCIGNNKTVGDDTKCRASSEELYYGYAGAFRCLVDGRGDVAFIKHTIVPENSDNAGPDWAKNLRSTDYELICPDAPNAPITAYETCNFALVPAHAVITRPELRNDVVKILQDQQAKFGNQVTDASFRMFQSDEGKNLLFKDSTKCLQEVPSGTTYDQFLGPDYMTAMSNIRNCAETVSDLEKTCTFHSCRQ from the exons ATGAAGCCTCTCCTCCTGTCGGCGCTGTTTGGCTGCCTGG ctgtttTCGCGTCTCCCACCACCACGGTGAGATGGTGCCTGAAGTCGGACCAAGAGTTGAAAAAGTGTACAGCCCTTGCAGCCAAAGCCCCTGTGTTCTCTTGTGTGAAAAGACAAAACTCTCTTGAATGCATCCAGGCaattcag GCTGGTGAAGCAGATGCCATCACTTTGGATGGAGGGGATGTCTATGTAGCTGGACTGAAAAACTATGCCCTGCAGCCCATTATTGCTGAGGACTATGGCCAAG ATTCAGACACCTGTTACTACGCTGTTGCTGTGGTCAAGAAGGACAGTGGATTCAACATCAATGAGCTGAAGGGGAAGAGATCCTGCCACACCGGGTTGGGGAAATCTGCAGGTTGGAACATTCCCATCGGGACTCTGGTGTCTATGGGTCAAATTCAGTGGACAGGCACTGACGACAGACCTGTGGAGGAAG CGGTGAGTGAATTCTTCAGTGCCAGCTGTGTCCCAGGAGCAACACGGGGTTCCAATTTGTGTGCGCAGTGCAAGGGGGACTGCACAAAATCTCACTCGGAGCCTTACTATGATTACTCAGGAGCCTTCCA GTGCCTGGTGGAAAACAAAGGAGATGTGGCTTTTGTCAAACATGTCACCGTACCTG AATCAGAAAAGGCCAACTATGAGCTGCTGTGCAAAGATGGCACCAGAAAACCTATTGATGAATACAAGAACTGCTACCTGGCTACGGCACCACCCCATGCTGTGGTCAGTCGCAAGGACACAGAGCTGGCTGACCTCATCTACACAAGCCTCACCACTAACTTG gACTTTAATCTCTTCAGCTCTGAAGGGTATGGTGATGCTAAAAACCTGATGTTTAAGGACTCAGCAAAAAAGCTGGTGCGGCTTCCCTCAACTATAGACTCTTTCCTGTATTTAGGTGCTGAATACATGAGCATCATCCGTTCTCTGAAGGAAG CGAAGTCTTCAAGCGTAGAAACAGGTGCCATTAAATGGTGTGCTGTGGGTAAGACTGAGACAACTAAGTGTGACACATGGAGCATCGACAGCATTGTTGGAGACGGGAAAACCAAGATTGAATGCGAGAGTGCCGCCACAGTGGAAGAATGTGTGAAAAAGATTATG CATAAAGAGGCTGATGCAATGGCAGTGGACGGAGGACAGGTGTATACAGCTGGGAAGTGCGGTCTGATCCCTGCCATGGTGGAGCAGTATAATGAAG CATTGTGCAGCACTGATGGAAGTG CTTCCTCTTACTATGCTGTTGGGGTGGTGAGGAAGAATTCTGGGGTGACCTGGGCTACCCTGCAGGGCAAGAGGTCTTGTCACACTGGCATTGGCAGAACCGCTGGATGGAACATCCCCATGGGCCGAATCTACAAGAGGACTGGAAGCTGTAACTTCA ATGAGTTCTTCCCTCAAGGCTGTGCCCCCGGAGCAGACCCTACTTCCTCATTTTGTTCTCAGTGCATTGGCAATAACAAAACTGTGGGAGATGACACCAAATGCAGAGCAAGCAGTGAGGAGCTCTACTATGGCTATGCTGGAGCCTTTAG ATGTCTTGTGGATGGACGTGGAGATGTTGCCTTCATCAAACACACAATTGTTCCAGAAAACAGTGATA ACGCAGGTCCAGATTGGGCTAAGAACTTGCGTTCCACAGACTATGAGCTGATCTGTCCTGATGCCCCTAATGCTCCAATCACTGCATATGAAACATGTAACTTTGCCCTAGTGCCTGCACATGCAGTGATAACACGTCCAGAGTTACGCAACGACGTGGTGAAGATACTCCAGGACCAGCAG GCCAAGTTTGGGAACCAAGTCACCGATGCTTCATTCAGGATGTTCCAGTCTGACGAAGGAAAGAACCTCCTCTTCAAAGACTCCACTAAGTGCCTCCAGGAAGTACCAAGTGGAACAACCTATGACCAGTTCCTGGGACCTGACTACATGACTGCCATGAGCAACATCAGAAATTGTGCTGAAACTGTGTCAG ATCTGGAGAAAACCTGCACTTTCCATTCCTGCCGGCAGTGA